From Eremothecium sinecaudum strain ATCC 58844 chromosome III, complete sequence:
ATTGACCTTGAGCGGGGTACAGTTGGGGCCTTTCTCAAAATTTGTCTAATGGGAGTTTTACCGGTAGATGCAATTGGACCAAAAGACCGTGAGCTTATTCGTTCTAAAAGCATTTCAACTGAATGCACATCGCCCAAGTCAATATTCATTTCATTAATAATCCTCTTAATAGAGTAATCCATCTCTTCAAAGCCCTTGCTAGATTCTTTAAAGTACCTGATATTATTGTCAAAATGTGTCTCCAGTATTTTATGTTTGGAATGGAGATCGCTAATTTGCTTCTTAAATGCTTCTTTCTCAGATAATTTTTGCACCAGTTCCTTGAAATTATCAATGCTGGTTCCCATTTGATCGCATGTGATACCAGAATCCTTAACGAAGTCATCTGCTAAAACCTCCAAATTTGAAACCAGCTTTGTTGTGTCACCTTGGAATTTTTGATGTATCGAATCACATTGGTTTAAGTTTTCAAAAGACGACACCCATCTCTCTCGAACGGGCTGGAATAGAGTTTTTTCGCTATTAATCATCTCCGAAACAGTATCTTTCATAGAATTAACTAGCAGAGTCTTGCTTTGTTCCACATGCGCCTCCAACATTGAGGCAAAGTTCGAAATCAACGATTGAGATGAAAttttaacttcttcataTACGTTTTGTAACTTTAAGTCTAACATTTCGAAGTTATTGTTTTTAAATAAATACTCACCCAGATATTCATTTAAGTTATTATTTTCCTCACACATTTCGGTAAGCTTATTAGTCAAGATTTCAGAATATCCGTCCACTTTAGTCTTTAACTCACTTACAATAGAGTTTATTTGCTTGTAGAATAGGGAAGGTTGTCGCATTGCCAGGGCAGTTATATCTTCACACATACTAATACCTCCAGACTGTATAGAATCCAATGCACTATTGAATATCGAATTAATGCTGTCCAAATTTTCTTCAATGGAAAGGTCCTTATCAAGCATGTTCAGTTTAACCGAGTCCAAATGTTCCTCCATAGATTCCCTATACGAAGTCATTCCCTGGAAGAGAATTTCCTTTATATCACTTTGTAAGCGCTGCTCATGGGTTTCATATAACTTCAGTGACCCTTGCATTGTATGTAAAGCATCCCTCAGTTTCTGGATCATGTTTACTAACTCAATCTCATTGTGATGTTGCCTTTCAATTTTATCCTGAAGATAATCAATTGTATGTTGTaatttttttgttttggCTTGCTGCATGTCATTCACCTCTTGTAGCGTTTTCCTTTCCTTTAATAGCAATGCATTTTGAGAAACTAGGCTTTCACCTTGTCGTTTAGATTCTTGTATTTCTGTCTTATAATTTTCTAAGTCATTAATTAATTCTTGATAATGTTCATGGCTCATATATATGCCATCTTTCGACTTCGTGGACAAGAAATCTGATTTAAGCTTGGACAGTTCCTTTGATATATTTTTAACCAATATCTCCTTCATAACATAGCTTCCTAACTGTGGCCTATTCATAATATTTTTTGCCTTGGAAGCATATTCAAGTGTACTAGAGGTTTCATCAGCGTTTATTTTTGCAGGAGATATTGTGGCTATTAAAGCAGTTTTCGTATTTCCTCCTAATGAATCTTGTAGAAGCCTTGTTAACTTAGACTCTCGGAACGGTATATGAATATTCTTATCCGCAAGGGAATTTATTACCCTACCCAAAGTCAATAAGCTTTGGTTAATTgatccagcttcctttGCTCTAAGGTTCTGTGCTCCAGATCTGTTTATGTTCTCTGATCCGGCAAGATCAACCAAATTCATCTTTGACATACGGAAAAGTTCGCCGTCATAGTTTTTGTAGAGCATAATGGTAAAAATTGTATGCGATCTGCTAGATACATCGTTCATTTTAGTAGATGCAACTTGTCGATGCTTTAAGCCCTTCTGTAAAATCTTAATTCCTTCGCATGCATTTGTTATATGGAACTCTTGTAGATTTTGAATGTGAATTGCAGAGGTCTGATGTTGCTTACCAATTGAAAGCCTTTTATAGTTAGTAGGCAAACTCTTGTAACGTCTTTTTGACGTACTACTAGTTTCGTTTTCTACTGGTGAGTTGGCTTGAGAATTTGACCGGCTTCCATTGCTCATATTGGAATCAAATATTCGTAGCCTTTTTGAGCTATCAGGCATATCCACTAGTAGATCTTTTAGTTCTTCGTTATAAAGTTCGATATATGAGCATTTTACCATATAGTCACAATCTGTCGCCTTCATTACATCAAATAGCTTGAATAAGATTCTAGGAATAATCCCTGCTGCATCACTCAGTTCGCCGTCGTACAATTTCTCATCCCCTGTCATAGTATATGTTTTGCCAGTTGAAGTCATTCCATATACTAGCATTGTACAATTGTAGCCTTTTATAAAGTCTTCAAATAGTGGCTCCGCAATATCTTTAAATATGAGATGTTGATCTGCGCTAGGACCAAAAACCTTGTCAACGGTATAAGTGCGTGCATTCATTTTCGCAGCAATACCAACATCACCAGAAGTATTAATTGACACTTCATTTGAACCCTTTACGTCGGGGACCGTTACGACAACTGCGCTCTTCGCTTTGATTTCCCTCTCATTTCGTCCTCTGCAGCGTACTGCAACGGTGATATTTAATTCCTCGCTAGAATTATCAACCATTGTGCACTTTCCAGTCGTTAGCCCGAAAAGTTATCGAtctaaagaagatgaagtACAGTCCTTAACAGATATCGGTTTGTTTACCTTTAACGTATTCGACAAAACGCCCTATAGTCGTAGAAAAACTTTAAGATTGAATATATAACAGCTTCAGAAACCGCAAGTAAAAACATGCGATTGAAGACCTCTGTAAATTGTACGGTCACCAAATGCTTACAAGCTAAATTAGTTGGATGTAATTTTGAGAGTTGCAGTTCACGCGATTACATTTGTGTACAGTAAACACTTGTAAAATTTTAAATCATGTGACACACAGTAAACATGTAACATGCCTCCGCTACAATTGCTCTATCTATTACGAATACTGTAAGGAACGAAAACTTAATTTACATATATTGGGTAGATTTCTATTAATTTTCTGCAATAGGTTGGTCTTCTGAAGGGTTTGAAGCCGCTGAAGTGGGTTTTCGAATACTGTAAGGAACGAAAACTTAATTTACATATATTGGGTAGATTTCTATTAATTTTCTGCAATAGGTTGGTCTTCTGAAGGGTTTGAAGCCGCTGAAGTGGGTTTTCTGCGCTGCCTTTTTCTTTTATGCTTCACTTTATCCTCTGGTTTTTTTTCATCTTTTACTAATCGTCTTTTCTTTACACTCAATGGATTTGGCTGTTTAGGGCCCCTCTTCTTCACTGGCGCAGGAGTGTTCTCTGAGGTATTTTCTTTTACTACCGAAGCGTAGTTTGGATCATTTAATCCTTGAACAAGCTTTTCTTGCTCTTTCTGGTTACTAGCCTTTGCACTAGCAGTACTCAAAGGCTCCATAACCATAACTGCTCTATTAATGTACACTAGGGGTACTCCTGGTATGCTTCTTAGTTTTCTTCTAATATTAATATCTTGTGTGGCAACAACATATCTATGCTGGTTCGTTCCTTTTATATCTACAATGCTTCTGATACATTCAATAGGTTCTTTTGTTTCTTTGAAATGGTTACAACGACGTCTCTCGTAGTTCTTCGCTTGCGAAATGGCTTCTTGATTCTTCGCTTCATAAAGCTTTTGCATACAGCACTGAGTAATCATTGGTTTCACTTCAGCTTGCAGAGTTCGCTTCAACCCCTTAGCTAGATCAAATGAGCTTTTACTCGATTCTAATACAATAAGGTCATCGACAATCACTTGATATGGCTGCCGAAACTTGAATGTGTGATTATACACAGTCATCTGCTTTTTATAAGCCTTCGCCCTCTTCTGACGCATAGCGAGGCAATTCTGTTCTTTTTCGATTGGCAACTAAGACTCCTCTTTTATTGCAAGAGGTATTAAACTAGAAATGAGTATTAAAAAGTTTATTATGTTAAAATGTAGTTCCTAACGCATGTTTAAAAAGCACGGTTCACGAATTTGAATTGAAAAAATTTCCAAATACCATAAAACAGATAATTTACTTTAGGCGCTTACCTTACAGAAATTGCATTCTGTAAGCAAGTACTTGGCGATTTTCATTACTGCGTTACAACTCGGGCTGGTTGGACGCTTTCCAAGGAACCGCCTTGCGTTGtaaaaatttttttttttaaaaaagaaaagataTCGGCGACTTCTCTATTTGTAAGCTCAAAGCGCCATGTTCCTCATAGTACGAGGTCACACAATTACattaaatatatttataCGGGGTAAGTATCAATTTATGCACTTTCACAGCGCGTTATATATAGTCTTTAAACCGAATCCTTCATAATCAAATTCTCCATTTCAGCGAATTTTGTAAAAGTTGTTACTACTAAACAACGATACCGAAAACCAAAGAACAGCGCTCTTTTATCAAAAAAAACAAAGTAGACATGTTGTAACCATGCAAAattgatgaatttgaaaaagTCAACGAACCATCAACGAACCATCATCTTTAGTTCTGATATAATAATAAGATAAAGCCACTTACACCAAAGATAATTATACGGAAAATACTGTATTTTTTAAAGTATTCCATGTCACAGGAAGTTGGCACAGTAAAGAAGAGGAAATCCCCTTACTCCCGCAAAGGATGTCTTCAGTGCAAGAAATCACACACTAAATGTGATGAAACA
This genomic window contains:
- the CIN8 gene encoding kinesin motor protein CIN8 (Syntenic homolog of Ashbya gossypii ACR010C; Syntenic homolog of Saccharomyces cerevisiae YEL061C (CIN8)) is translated as MVDNSSEELNITVAVRCRGRNEREIKAKSAVVVTVPDVKGSNEVSINTSGDVGIAAKMNARTYTVDKVFGPSADQHLIFKDIAEPLFEDFIKGYNCTMLVYGMTSTGKTYTMTGDEKLYDGELSDAAGIIPRILFKLFDVMKATDCDYMVKCSYIELYNEELKDLLVDMPDSSKRLRIFDSNMSNGSRSNSQANSPVENETSSTSKRRYKSLPTNYKRLSIGKQHQTSAIHIQNLQEFHITNACEGIKILQKGLKHRQVASTKMNDVSSRSHTIFTIMLYKNYDGELFRMSKMNLVDLAGSENINRSGAQNLRAKEAGSINQSLLTLGRVINSLADKNIHIPFRESKLTRLLQDSLGGNTKTALIATISPAKINADETSSTLEYASKAKNIMNRPQLGSYVMKEILVKNISKELSKLKSDFLSTKSKDGIYMSHEHYQELINDLENYKTEIQESKRQGESLVSQNALLLKERKTLQEVNDMQQAKTKKLQHTIDYLQDKIERQHHNEIELVNMIQKLRDALHTMQGSLKLYETHEQRLQSDIKEILFQGMTSYRESMEEHLDSVKLNMLDKDLSIEENLDSINSIFNSALDSIQSGGISMCEDITALAMRQPSLFYKQINSIVSELKTKVDGYSEILTNKLTEMCEENNNLNEYLGEYLFKNNNFEMLDLKLQNVYEEVKISSQSLISNFASMLEAHVEQSKTLLVNSMKDTVSEMINSEKTLFQPVRERWVSSFENLNQCDSIHQKFQGDTTKLVSNLEVLADDFVKDSGITCDQMGTSIDNFKELVQKLSEKEAFKKQISDLHSKHKILETHFDNNIRYFKESSKGFEEMDYSIKRIINEMNIDLGDVHSVEMLLERISSRSFGPIASTGKTPIRQILRKAPTVPRSRSMSPIKNLNTNVVHVLNSLKRSNTDVDLEGSAIKKVK
- the UTP23 gene encoding rRNA-binding ribosome biosynthesis protein UTP23 (Syntenic homolog of Ashbya gossypii ACR011C; Syntenic homolog of Saccharomyces cerevisiae YOR004W (UTP23)), with protein sequence MRQKRAKAYKKQMTVYNHTFKFRQPYQVIVDDLIVLESSKSSFDLAKGLKRTLQAEVKPMITQCCMQKLYEAKNQEAISQAKNYERRRCNHFKETKEPIECIRSIVDIKGTNQHRYVVATQDINIRRKLRSIPGVPLVYINRAVMVMEPLSTASAKASNQKEQEKLVQGLNDPNYASVVKENTSENTPAPVKKRGPKQPNPLSVKKRRLVKDEKKPEDKVKHKRKRQRRKPTSAASNPSEDQPIAEN